The Ensifer adhaerens genome has a segment encoding these proteins:
- a CDS encoding hypothetical protein (manually curated): MLKTDTRQANWRRANPAKYDAHLAVQRAVKAGDLEKQTCEVCGAESVDAHHDRYDEPLIVRWLCRLHHTRLHHRGEDMFPIRRRDTR, translated from the coding sequence ATGCTGAAAACGGATACACGTCAGGCAAATTGGCGCCGCGCAAATCCGGCGAAATATGATGCTCATCTTGCCGTGCAACGAGCGGTAAAGGCAGGTGATCTGGAGAAACAGACTTGTGAAGTTTGTGGCGCTGAGTCGGTGGATGCTCATCACGATCGATACGACGAGCCTCTAATAGTGCGTTGGCTATGCCGGCTGCACCATACACGTCTGCATCATCGCGGCGAGGACATGTTCCCGATCCGTCGTCGAGATACACGATAA